From Coffea arabica cultivar ET-39 chromosome 9c, Coffea Arabica ET-39 HiFi, whole genome shotgun sequence, one genomic window encodes:
- the LOC113707844 gene encoding protein argonaute 2-like, protein MEEGRRSYHRQGGGDRRDIGDSYEEYQQGQTSHRGFHGRYNRGPEDAAASDNWWGASGSHHRRLQQQQSGGVGGSIGRESRRQQPMERGFWPHQSGSSGSRDGGSWRRQQSGSDGITTETASWRRQQSGGGGTTETGSWRQQRPGGSGEPAETGSWRQQSLAGGGEPTETRQQSSGGGGLMGREASADRNWGPSSSSTTSYQNQKPCRSFPDPVQLDVPSLRISDQKPLSYHLEKTENIIVPLRRPDSRTFATRSISLVANHFPVKFNPSGIIMHYAVHAKLVSSIGHKPLKRSIPKSLMGLLKEQLFSNDPKSFPSDLVAYDGERNIFSAVPLPSGDFKVEISHGDDVTSCSYIVTIKKMNELKLSRLKEYLNGDLLYIPRDILHGMDLVMKENPSKYRIRLGRNFFCKNYREGDDLKHGVAAYRGFQQSLKPTSQGLSLCLDYSVLSFLKPLPVLEFLKENIEGFREGFREADDATRMRRQVLNALKGLKVRVTHRITKQKFTISGLTEKVAGELWFDLVDADPQAPPKKINIVDFFWQKYEKEIRHLNIPCLDLGNANKIHYVPMEFCILVVGQRYPKERLDRKTASFLKKLSLAPPEERRRTICDMVQAKDGPDGTVAKNFQMEMDYNMTSLEGRVLGAPVLRLGAANGNVYPVRVDQEKCNWNLDGKSVVEGKPIERWALIDFTLSSRCKLQAEEFIKNLRHHSAILGIHMEDPLVCHFTGMHEFSSIVKIEGLLRMVISDARHRSGSQATQLQLIICVMAGKDPGYKYLKWVSETKIGVVTQCCLSLHANKGEDKFMVNLCLKMNAKLGGSNVELNERFPDFADDDYVMFIGADVNHPAARNSTSPSIAAVVGSINWPAANQYAARVQPQDHCKEKIMNFGSICRDLVSTYAQHNMVRPKKIIVFRDGVSEGQFDMVLNEELLDLKQAICDVHYQPTITLVVAQKRHQTRLFLDGRNNEGVTGNVPPGTVVDTKIIHPFEFDFYLCSHYGSLGTSKPTHYNVLWDENAFETDKLQKLIYHLCFTFARCTKPVSLVPPVYYADLVAYRGRLFQEVVTKQSSAPLWSSSAISSASLSSSAASFNQNFYTLHPDLQNIMYFV, encoded by the exons ATGGAAGAAGGTCGGAGAAGTTACCACCGCCAAGGTGGTGGCGATCGTCGTGATATTGGCGACAGTTATGAAGAGTACCAGCAAGGCCAGACTTCTCATAGAGGTTTTCACGGAAGGTACAATCGTGGTCCGGAGGATGCGGCTGCTTCCGACAACTGGTGGGGTGCTAGCGGCTCCCACCACAGAAGGCTGCAGCAGCAGCAGAGTGGTGGTGTTGGTGGTTCAATTGGAAGAGAGTCTAGGCGGCAGCAACCGATGGAAAGAGGGTTTTGGCCGCATCAGAGTGGTAGTAGTGGATCAAGGGATGGAGGATCTTGGCGTCGGCAGCAGAGTGGCAGTGATGGTATTACTACGGAAACAGCGTCCTGGAGGCGGCAGCAGAGTGGCGGTGGTGGAACTACGGAGACAGGGTCATGGCGCCAGCAGAGACCTGGTGGCAGTGGTGAACCGGCGGAAACGGGGTCTTGGCGGCAGCAGAGCCTTGCTGGTGGTGGTGAACCAACAGAAACGCGGCAGCAGAGTAGTGGTGGTGGAGGACTGATGGGAAGAGAGGCTTCGGCGGATAGAAATTGGGGCCCATCTTCTTCTTCGACAACTTCATATCAGAATCAAAAGCCTTGTCGATCATTCCCAG aTCCTGTTCAACTGGATGTTCCATCACTGAGGATTTCAGATCAGAAACCTCTGTCATATCATctagagaaaacagaaaacatAATTGTGCCTTTGAGAAGGCCTGATAGCAGAACTTTTGCTACCAGATCAATCAGTCTTGTTGCTAATCATTTTCCAGTCAAGTTCAATCCGAGTGGTATTATCATGCATTATGCTGTCCATGCCAAACTGGTTAGTTCTATTGGACATAAGCCACTGAAAAGATCAATTCCCAAGTCTCTTATGGGCTTGCTTAAAGAACAGTTATTCTCTAATGACCCGAAGAGTTTCCCAAGCGATTTGGTTGCTTATGATGGGGAAAGGAATATCTTCAGTGCTGTTCCACTGCCTAGTGGGGATTTCAAGGTGGAAATATCTCATGGGGACGATGTAACTTCTTGCTCATACATAGTcacaatcaagaaaatgaatgagtTAAAGTTGTCTAGGTTAAAAGAATACCTAAATGGAGACCTCTTGTATATTCCTCGTGATATACTACATGGTATGGACTTGGTAATGAAGGAAAACCCTTCCAAGTATAGGATACGTTTAGGTCGAAACTTTTTTTGCAAGAATTATCGAGAAGGAGATGACCTTAAACATGGGGTTGCAGCATATAGAGGCTTCCAACAGAGCCTAAAGCCTACATCTCAGGGTCTTTCCTTGTGTTTAGATTACTCAGTTTTGTCATTTCTCAAGCCTTTGCCAGTTTTAGAATTCTTAAAGGAGAATATCGAAGGGTTTCGAGAAGGGTTTCGAGAAGCTGATGATGCTACAAGGATGAGAAGACAGGTTTTGAATGCTTTAAAAGGGTTGAAAGTAAGAGTAACTCATCGTATCACCAAACAGAAATTCACTATATCTGGTCTCACTGAAAAAGTGGCAGGTGAACTTTGGTTTGACCTTGTAGACGCAGATCCCCAAGCTCCTCCAAAGAAAATTAATATTGTTGACTTTTTCTGGCAAAAATATGAGAAGGAAATTAGGCATCTGAATATCCCTTGCTTAGATCTTGGGAACGCCAACAAAATACATTATGTTCCTATGGAATTCTGTATCTTGGTTGTGGGGCAGAGGTATCCAAAAGAACGTTTGGATAGAAAAACAGCATCATTCTTGAAAAAATTATCATTGGCTCCCCcagaagaaagaaggagaacAATTTGTGACATGGTACAGGCTAAGGATGGACCTGATGG GACTGTTGCTAAAAACTTTCAGATGGAAATGGATTATAATATGACATCTCTTGAAGGTCGAGTCCTTGGTGCTCCTGTACTAAGGTTGGGTGCTGCTAATGGCAATGTCTATCCTGTTAGAGTTGACCAGGAGAAATGCAACTGGAACCTTGATGGGAAATCTGTAGTGGAAGGAAAACCAATTGAGCGCTGGGCCTTGATTGATTTTACCTTGTCTAGCCGATGTAAACTGCAGGCAGAAGAGTTTATTAAGAATTTGAGGCATCATTCTGCAATACTTGGAATCCACATGGAAGATCCCCTTGTCTGCCACTTCACTGGAATGCATGAATTTTCTTCCATTGTTAAGATTGAAGGACTTCTCAGAATGGTTATTTCTGATGCCAGACACAGGAGTGGTTCACAAGCTACACAATTGCAACTTATTATCTGCGTGATGGCTGGAAAGGATCCTGGATATAAGTATCTTAAATGGGTCTCTGAGACAAAAATTGGTGTAGTGACTCAGTGTTGCTTGTCCCTTCATGCCAACAAAGGAGAAGACAAATTTATGGTAAATCTGTGTCTCAAGATGAACGCCAAGCTGGGAGGCAGCAATGTTGAGCTCAATGAAAGGTTTCCTGATTTTGCAGATGACGATTACGTTATGTTCATTGGTGCTGATGTGAATCATCCTGCAGCACGGAACTCTACAAGTCCATCAATAGCTGCAGTTGTGGGCTCAATAAATTGGCCTGCGGCAAATCAGTATGCTGCAAGGGTTCAACCCCAAGATCACTGCAAGGAAAAAATTATGAACTTTGGAAGCATTTGTCGGGATCTAGTCAGTACTTATGCCCAGCACAACATGGTCAGACCAAAGAAAATTATAGTGTTCAGAGATGGTGTTAGTGAGGGACAGTTTGATATGGTGCTGAATGAAGAGTTGCTTGATTTGAAACAAGCGATATGCGATGTTCATTATCAACCAACAATTACCCTTGTTGTGGCCCAAAAGAGACACCAAACTCGACTTTTTCTTGACGGCAGGAACAATGAAGGTGTTACCGGAAATGTTCCTCCAGGAACTGTTGTGGACACAAAAATTATCCATCCCTTTGAGTTTGACTTCTATCTCTGTAGTCATTATGGAAGCCTTGGGACCAGCAAGCCGACTCACTACAATGTCCTGTGGGATGAAAATGCTTTTGAAACGGACAAGTTGCAGAAGCTCATATACCATTTGTGTTTCACTTTCGCTCGATGTACTAAACCTGTTTCATTAGTACCGCCTGTCTATTATGCTGATCTTGTCGCCTACAGGGGACGACTCTTCCAAGAAGTGGTAACAAAGCAATCTTCTGCGCCTTTATGGTCATCTTCTGCAATATCATCAGCATCTTTGTCATCTTCTGCTGCTTCATTTAACCAGAACTTTTACACACTGCATCCAGACCTCCAAAACATTATGTATTTTGTTTAG
- the LOC113708721 gene encoding ATP-dependent RNA helicase DEAH12, chloroplastic, translated as MEEQRVYSKRAPENLANNLKVEEDEEEFRSCCEDEDELRERENSVKEVSETIDLDEYSVRMYFKGISVAAPGESGSGFSGIGVVMERSANAAPIQVQKKLDFYVAESVANYLALMDGLVEAKENKIRKVFAFTDSKILHDQVMHGERLEDPLLMALKQRILEHTCDLEAFTLDFVPRININALGLAQVAVGVIAFPAEGNQSTQSCSICCDEKLASMMMTMKCSHKFCSHCMKQYVEDKIQFSQVPVRCPQLKCKYYLSATECKTFLPVISYQSLEKALADANILNSDSMYCPYPNCSVLLDPNECSSSRASSSSNSENSCVECPVCQRFICVDCGVPWHSSTTCEEYQSLPLEERDGSDITLCHPAQNKRWRRCGQCHRMIELMHGRYRMRCWCGHEFCYSCGSNYCHGQQTCQCTFWDEDYSEDLVNHPPQEFEQWAWDSFEPLPLMMDAYSDQERSQLALIQRFLAGGFSLTDSQPDQSPPRCTDTYAETMKNLHQLPWLERFVSVISDDFYEDYFQ; from the exons ATGGAGGAACAAAGAGTTTATAGCAAAAGGGCACCTGAAAATTTAGCTAACAATTTGAAGGTAGAAGAGGATGAAGAAGAGTTTCGAAGCTGTtgtgaagatgaagatgaattGAGGGAGAGGGAGAACTCGGTAAAGGAGGTTTCTGAAACCATTGATCTTGATGAATATTCTGTGAGAATGTATTTCAAGGGTATATCAGTTGCTGCTCCTGGAGAATCTGGTTCTGGATTTTCTGGAATTGGAGTGGTTATGGAGAGGTCTGCAAATGCTGCTCCTATTCAAGTGCAGAAAAAGCTTGATTTTTATGTTGCAGAATCTGTGGCCAATTATTTAGCTTTAATGGATGGTTTAGTAGAAGCTAAAGAGAACAAGATTAGGAAGGTATTTGCCTTCACAGATTCCAAGATTCTTCATGATCAG GTTATGCATGGTGAGAGACTTGAGGATCCACTTCTAATGGCACTGAAGCAAAGGATCCTGGAACACACCTGTGATTTGGAAGCATTCACACTTGATTTTGTTCCCAGAATTAACATTAATGCTTTAGGATTAGCCCAAGTAGCTGTTGGTGTTATTGCTTTTCCTGCTGAGGGTAACCAATCGACACAGAGTTGCTCAATATGTTGTGACGAGAAGCTTGCTTCGATGATGATGACAATGAAATGTTCCCACAAATTCTGTTCTCACTGCATGAAACAATACGTTGAGGATAAGATACAATTTAGTCAAGTCCCAGTTAGATGTCCTCAACTGAAATGCAAATACTACCTTTCTGCTACTGAATGTAAAACTTTTCTGCCTGTCATCTCCTATCAATCTTTGGAGAAAGCTCTTGCAGATGCAAATATTCTGAACTCCGATAGCATGTATTGCCCTTATCCTAATTGTTCAGTCCTACTTGATCCTAATGAATGCTCGTCATCTAGGGCAAGTTCATCAAGTAACTCAGAGAACAGTTGTGTGGAATGCCCCGTTTGTCAGAGGTTTATCTGTGTGGATTGTGGGGTCCCTTGGCATTCGTCAACAACCTGTGAAGAGTATCAGAGTCTTCCACTGGAGGAGAGGGATGGAAGTGATATCACTTTATGTCATCCAGCTCAGAATAAGAGGTGGAGACGCTGCGGACAGTGTCATAGGATGATTGAGCTCATGCATGGGCGCTACCGTATGAGATGTTG GTGTGGGCATGAGTTCTGTTATTCATGTGGTTCCAATTACTGTCATGGACAGCAAACATGTCAATGTACATTTTGGGATGAAGATTATTCTGAAGATTTGGTAAATCATCCACCACAAGAATTCGAACAATGGGCTTGGGACTCATTTGAGCCACTGCCATTGATGATGGATGCATATTCAGATCAAGAGAGATCACAGCTGGCACTGATTCAGAGGTTTCTCGCTGGAGGTTTTAGTCTAACTGATTCCCAACCTGACCAATCCCCACCACGCTGTACAGATACCTATGCTGAAACCATGAAGAATCTCCATCAGCTTCCGTGGCTTGAAAGATTTGTTTCTGTCATAAGTGATGATTTCTATGAAGACTATTTCCAATGA